The Collimonas fungivorans Ter331 genome has a segment encoding these proteins:
- a CDS encoding DUF4126 domain-containing protein, with protein sequence MIDTLSSAALAGGLSWASGIRLYMALFIAGWFGRLGWIDLPQALQVLESPWVIGVTGLLGAIEFLVDKIPGLDSVWDAVHTFIRIPAGAILAVAAMGHMDPAWTTIAALIGGTFALGAHATKAGSRAMINTTPEPLSNWTASFAEDATVLGGLWAAFFHPWLLFAFLILFFLFAIWLLPKLWRGLRWVFQRLAT encoded by the coding sequence ATGATCGATACACTATCTAGCGCTGCGCTTGCCGGCGGTTTGTCCTGGGCCAGCGGCATCCGCCTGTACATGGCGCTGTTCATCGCCGGCTGGTTCGGCCGCCTGGGCTGGATCGACCTGCCGCAGGCGCTGCAGGTGCTGGAATCGCCCTGGGTGATAGGCGTCACCGGTTTGCTGGGCGCCATCGAGTTCCTGGTCGACAAGATTCCCGGCCTCGATTCGGTCTGGGACGCGGTCCACACCTTTATCCGGATTCCGGCCGGCGCCATCCTGGCGGTGGCCGCCATGGGCCACATGGATCCGGCCTGGACCACGATCGCGGCGCTGATCGGCGGCACGTTTGCGCTGGGCGCCCATGCCACCAAGGCCGGCAGCCGCGCCATGATCAACACCACGCCGGAACCGCTGAGCAACTGGACCGCTTCGTTTGCCGAAGACGCCACCGTGCTGGGCGGCCTGTGGGCGGCGTTTTTCCATCCCTGGCTGCTGTTTGCCTTCCTGATCCTGTTTTTCCTGTTTGCGATCTGGCTGCTGCCCAAGTTGTGGCGCGGCCTGCGCTGGGTTTTCCAAAGGCTTGCTACATGA
- the aroC gene encoding chorismate synthase, whose translation MPGNTFGSLFSVTNFGESHGPAIGCVVDGCPPGLELSEADIQPDLDRRKPGTSRHVTQRQEPDTVEILSGVYEGKTTGTPIMLLIRNQDQRSKDYGNIVDTFRPGHADYTYWQKYGIRDPRGGGRSSARLTAPMVGAAAIAKKWLLQQYGTTFKGCMSQLGEIPVVFESWEHVPNNPFFAANASQIAELEAYMDALRKDGDSCGARIDIVASGVPVGLGEPLYDKLDAEIGYAMMGINAVKGVEIGAGFASVAQRGSQHGDEITRHGFLTNNAGGILGGISSGQDITVSIAIKPTSSIRTPRQSIDKQGNPATVETFGRHDPCVGIRATPIAEAMLALVLMDHALRHRAQCGDVQVAPLVES comes from the coding sequence ATGCCCGGCAATACCTTCGGCAGTCTGTTTAGCGTCACCAATTTCGGCGAATCCCACGGCCCGGCCATCGGCTGCGTGGTGGATGGCTGCCCGCCGGGCCTGGAACTGTCCGAAGCCGATATCCAGCCCGACCTCGACCGCCGCAAGCCGGGCACCTCGCGCCATGTGACCCAGCGCCAGGAACCCGATACGGTGGAGATCCTGTCCGGCGTCTACGAAGGCAAGACCACCGGCACCCCGATCATGCTGCTGATCCGCAACCAGGACCAGCGCAGCAAGGATTACGGCAATATCGTCGATACCTTCCGTCCCGGCCATGCCGACTATACCTACTGGCAGAAATACGGCATCCGCGATCCGCGCGGCGGCGGCCGTTCCTCGGCGCGCCTGACCGCGCCCATGGTCGGCGCCGCGGCGATCGCCAAGAAGTGGCTGCTGCAGCAATACGGCACCACGTTCAAGGGCTGCATGAGCCAGCTGGGCGAAATCCCGGTCGTGTTCGAATCCTGGGAGCATGTGCCCAACAACCCGTTTTTTGCCGCCAACGCCAGCCAGATCGCCGAACTTGAAGCGTACATGGACGCCTTGCGCAAGGATGGCGATTCCTGCGGCGCGCGCATCGATATCGTCGCCTCCGGGGTCCCGGTCGGCCTGGGCGAGCCTTTGTACGACAAGCTGGACGCCGAGATCGGCTACGCCATGATGGGCATCAACGCCGTCAAGGGCGTGGAAATCGGCGCCGGTTTTGCCTCGGTGGCGCAACGGGGATCGCAGCATGGCGATGAAATCACCCGCCACGGCTTCCTGACCAACAATGCCGGCGGCATCCTGGGCGGCATTTCCAGCGGCCAGGACATCACCGTATCGATCGCCATCAAGCCGACTTCCAGCATCCGCACCCCGCGCCAGTCGATCGACAAGCAGGGCAATCCGGCCACGGTCGAGACTTTCGGCCGCCACGATCCGTGCGTCGGCATCCGCGCCACGCCTATCGCCGAGGCGATGCTGGCGCTGGTGCTGATGGACCACGCCTTGCGCCACCGCGCCCAATGCGGCGACGTGCAGGTAGCGCCGCTGGTCGAATCGTAG